One genomic window of Pseudoxanthomonas sp. includes the following:
- a CDS encoding serine/threonine-protein kinase, with amino-acid sequence MSDKRALYERAKAIAIAVSQLPAQDRANHFAAECAGDAELREEAEWLLAAIEAETAAGLPPLVLHDADASVDRSGQRIAAGGSDYRILRRLGEGGMGTVWLAERRMDGATQHVALKLLNARAGQDPLAMRRFAEERRILAALDHPNIARLIDAGTMADGQPYLAMEYVQGQRIDVWCRERELPLERRMDLFTRVCAAVQYAHQHLVVHRDIKPANILVDARGEPKLLDFGIARLLQEDGAEPAMQTAADQRMLTLAYASPEQVRGESLTTASDIWSLGAVLYELACGEHPFGAADSLLAMSNAIVTGRLLPPSRRRTAGQAPGRSADYRIPADVDAIVMKAMRTQKADRYATAAEMERDLQRFLESRPVEARRGALWYRARLYLKRHGAQVAVAVLVIGLLSAFWIERERQLHRVERERDTAQALAGFMSGLFENADPVRKRGERITVAEVLDKGVADLDADRGMSAPVRASLMLAIGRAYNALDRGDKALPVLERARALQASDTADVLERGRMLAALGRAHSMVVGLESAASIDAEAIALLQQAPGASEDEILRVRINRLYSEIAVRQMPLDRIRSELSQILATLRAAPTPDRELEVQALAALSMAQASGGDDAGAIARADEALALATQLYGADNDAGLLYYRFVRALVSIRTDPNGAVERYRATIATYDRAYGKSGPGLAGLLAFFGDALIQIGHPADAEQALRRALSISSTFAAIAPDFHLSTQLSLVESLLDQDRLDDAAGLVDAAMPQLDERARAGASWAVGNRLQALNLQADLAARRGQARQAAKRYSEIDGELARRPPTELTDLRASVLSGMGQAQLVDGQDAAARAALTRLDALNRQVHAPVYATGAIDAVWLEAALAAKRGDAATAARLAAPAAAIAEQRWGADNRRSRALLALAGSRAVLSQSAAR; translated from the coding sequence ATGAGCGACAAGCGGGCCCTCTACGAACGTGCGAAGGCGATTGCGATCGCCGTCAGCCAGTTGCCGGCGCAGGACCGGGCCAACCATTTCGCGGCCGAGTGCGCGGGCGATGCGGAACTGCGCGAGGAGGCCGAATGGCTGCTGGCCGCGATCGAGGCAGAGACCGCGGCCGGCCTGCCTCCGCTGGTGCTTCATGACGCTGATGCCAGCGTCGACCGCAGCGGCCAGCGCATCGCTGCCGGGGGCAGCGACTATCGCATTCTGCGTCGGCTCGGCGAGGGCGGCATGGGCACGGTGTGGCTGGCCGAGCGACGCATGGACGGTGCGACCCAGCATGTCGCGCTCAAGCTGCTGAACGCGCGCGCGGGACAGGACCCGCTGGCGATGCGTCGCTTCGCCGAGGAGCGACGCATCCTGGCTGCCCTGGACCATCCCAACATCGCCCGCCTGATCGATGCCGGGACCATGGCCGATGGCCAGCCCTATCTGGCGATGGAGTACGTACAGGGCCAGCGCATCGATGTCTGGTGCCGCGAAAGGGAGCTCCCGCTGGAACGACGGATGGATCTGTTCACGCGGGTCTGCGCGGCGGTGCAGTACGCGCACCAGCACCTGGTGGTGCACCGTGACATCAAGCCGGCCAACATCCTGGTGGACGCGCGGGGCGAGCCGAAACTGCTGGATTTCGGCATCGCCCGGCTGCTGCAAGAGGACGGGGCCGAGCCGGCGATGCAGACTGCCGCCGACCAGCGGATGCTGACGCTGGCCTATGCCAGCCCGGAGCAGGTGCGTGGCGAATCACTGACCACTGCCAGCGACATCTGGTCGTTGGGGGCAGTCCTGTACGAACTGGCCTGCGGCGAACATCCGTTCGGTGCGGCTGATTCGCTGCTGGCCATGTCCAACGCCATCGTCACCGGGCGCCTGCTGCCGCCCAGCCGCCGACGGACCGCTGGCCAGGCACCGGGCAGAAGCGCCGACTACCGCATTCCCGCGGACGTCGATGCGATCGTGATGAAAGCGATGCGCACGCAGAAGGCCGACCGCTACGCGACTGCCGCGGAGATGGAGCGGGACCTGCAGCGCTTCCTCGAATCCCGCCCGGTCGAGGCGCGACGTGGCGCACTCTGGTACCGCGCGCGGCTGTACCTGAAACGGCATGGCGCGCAGGTGGCGGTGGCCGTGCTGGTCATTGGCCTGTTGTCCGCGTTCTGGATCGAACGCGAGCGCCAGCTGCACCGCGTCGAGCGGGAGCGTGACACCGCACAGGCCCTGGCGGGTTTCATGAGCGGGTTGTTCGAGAACGCAGACCCGGTGCGCAAGCGCGGTGAACGCATCACCGTGGCCGAGGTGCTGGACAAGGGTGTCGCCGATCTTGATGCGGATCGCGGCATGTCCGCGCCTGTGCGCGCCTCGCTGATGTTGGCGATTGGCCGCGCCTACAACGCGCTGGACCGTGGCGACAAGGCGCTGCCGGTGCTCGAACGGGCGCGGGCCCTGCAGGCCAGCGATACGGCCGATGTACTGGAGCGCGGCCGGATGCTGGCGGCGCTGGGGCGGGCGCATTCGATGGTGGTCGGCCTGGAATCGGCCGCGTCCATCGATGCCGAGGCCATCGCCTTGTTGCAGCAGGCGCCGGGTGCTTCGGAGGATGAAATCCTGCGGGTGCGGATCAACCGGCTGTATTCGGAAATCGCGGTCAGGCAGATGCCCCTGGACCGGATTCGCAGCGAACTGTCGCAGATCCTGGCCACGTTGCGCGCGGCTCCCACGCCGGATCGCGAACTGGAAGTCCAGGCGCTGGCGGCACTGAGCATGGCGCAGGCCTCGGGCGGCGACGATGCCGGTGCGATCGCCCGGGCCGACGAGGCGCTGGCCCTTGCGACCCAACTATATGGTGCCGACAACGATGCCGGCCTGCTGTACTACCGCTTCGTGCGTGCGCTGGTGTCGATCCGCACCGACCCGAACGGTGCAGTGGAACGCTACCGCGCCACCATTGCCACCTACGATCGCGCCTATGGCAAAAGCGGGCCTGGCCTGGCCGGCCTGCTGGCCTTCTTTGGCGATGCCCTGATCCAGATCGGCCATCCAGCCGACGCCGAGCAGGCCTTGCGCCGGGCGCTGTCGATTTCCTCGACGTTCGCGGCCATCGCGCCGGATTTCCATCTGAGTACGCAGCTGTCGCTGGTCGAGTCCTTGCTGGACCAGGATCGCCTGGATGACGCTGCGGGCCTGGTCGATGCCGCAATGCCCCAGCTGGATGAGCGGGCGCGTGCTGGCGCCTCGTGGGCGGTCGGCAACCGTCTGCAGGCACTGAATCTGCAGGCCGACCTGGCGGCGCGTCGTGGCCAGGCCCGGCAGGCCGCGAAGCGCTATAGCGAGATCGATGGTGAACTGGCACGGCGACCACCGACCGAACTCACCGACCTGCGCGCCAGCGTGCTGTCCGGAATGGGACAGGCGCAGCTGGTCGATGGGCAGGACGCTGCCGCGCGCGCGGCGCTGACGCGACTCGACGCGCTCAACCGGCAAGTCCACGCACCGGTCTATGCGACCGGCGCCATCGATGCGGTCTGGCTGGAGGCCGCGCTGGCGGCGAAGCGCGGCGATGCTGCCACCGCTGCGCGGCTGGCAGCGCCGGCCGCGGCCATCGCCGAACAACGCTGGGGCGCTGACAATCGTCGCAGCCGCGCCCTGCTGGCCTTGGCTGGGTCCAGGGCAGTCCTGTCGCAGTCGGCTGCCCGCTAG
- the proB gene encoding glutamate 5-kinase, with translation MNDTASLVATPFTTQSIPTWRRAVLKVGSSLLAADGVGLSPKFALGLAQFVSANVQAGREVVIVSSGAVAAGRGIVPRAAEAGAPIAARQALAALGQAQLIALWQRFFERPVAQVLLTHDDLRNRRRYLNARATLLELLRLGTLPVINENDTVSVDELKLGDNDNLAAIVAALVDADALFIATDIDGLYTADPRSNPLARPLDQVQALTPEVFAMAGGSGSSVGTGGMRTKLEAAAKAGAAGVETYLFNGRNAEVVRGLAQDLLSGTRIHAAQTRIAARKGWLRHAPVEPGRILVDAGAANAMTGKGASLLPGGVTAAEGDFRRGDMVLVCLRDAQGDHALARGIAQYSAADIRRIARRHSRDIEAVLGYSYGENVIHRDDLVLLQS, from the coding sequence ATGAACGACACCGCTTCCCTGGTTGCCACGCCTTTCACCACGCAGTCGATTCCCACTTGGCGCCGCGCGGTGCTGAAGGTCGGCAGCAGCCTGCTGGCTGCCGATGGCGTGGGCCTGTCGCCGAAGTTCGCGCTGGGGCTGGCGCAGTTCGTCTCGGCCAACGTGCAGGCCGGGCGCGAGGTAGTGATCGTGTCTTCCGGTGCGGTCGCGGCTGGGCGCGGGATCGTGCCCAGGGCAGCCGAAGCGGGGGCGCCGATTGCTGCGCGCCAGGCGCTGGCGGCGCTGGGGCAGGCGCAGTTGATCGCGCTGTGGCAGCGGTTCTTCGAGCGCCCGGTCGCGCAGGTGCTGTTGACCCATGACGACCTGCGCAACCGCCGTCGCTATCTCAACGCGCGGGCTACGCTGCTGGAATTGCTGCGCCTGGGCACGCTGCCGGTGATCAACGAGAACGACACCGTCTCGGTGGACGAACTCAAGCTGGGCGACAACGACAACCTGGCCGCCATCGTCGCCGCGCTGGTGGACGCCGATGCCTTGTTCATCGCGACCGATATCGATGGCCTGTACACCGCCGATCCGCGCAGCAATCCGCTGGCCAGACCGCTCGACCAGGTACAGGCGCTGACGCCGGAGGTGTTCGCCATGGCCGGTGGCAGCGGTAGCAGTGTCGGCACCGGTGGCATGCGGACCAAGCTGGAGGCTGCCGCCAAGGCCGGCGCGGCCGGCGTGGAGACCTATCTGTTCAACGGCCGCAATGCAGAGGTGGTGCGCGGCCTGGCGCAGGACCTGCTCAGTGGCACGCGGATCCACGCCGCGCAGACCCGCATCGCCGCGCGCAAGGGCTGGCTGCGGCATGCGCCGGTCGAACCGGGCAGGATCCTGGTCGATGCTGGCGCGGCCAACGCCATGACCGGCAAGGGCGCCTCGCTGCTGCCCGGCGGCGTGACTGCGGCCGAGGGCGACTTCCGTCGCGGTGACATGGTGCTGGTCTGCCTGCGTGATGCGCAGGGTGATCATGCACTGGCACGTGGCATTGCCCAGTACTCGGCCGCGGACATCCGCCGCATCGCGCGTCGCCATTCGCGCGACATCGAAGCCGTGCTGGGGTATAGCTATGGCGAGAACGTGATCCACCGCGACGATCTGGTGCTGCTCCAGTCCTGA
- a CDS encoding argininosuccinate lyase yields the protein MADLLWQKPGVAVDAKIQTFLAGDDVILDREFFLYDIAASKAHAQGLQHIGILSLEELAGLSEQLDLLAADFRSGAFVLDDRFEDCHSAIEARLTERLGDAGRKIHTGRSRNDQILVATRLWLKDKLQRVAQLSREVAKVALDRAAAEEALPLPGYTHIQRAVVSSAGMWWAGWAEAFIDNATRAADTFKLVDSNPLGTAAGYGVNLPLDRAHTTAELGFARMQVSPIYAQLSRGKFELAALEALGAATLDLRRIAWDLSLFTSAEYSFVALPAQYTTGSSIMPNKRNPDVIELMRATHASVAAARTEIEQLLSLPSGYHRDLQSSKGAIVHGFGRGLAALELLPALLANLEWREDKLRAGIDSGMYATDVAVEAAVAGVPFRDAYKAAAAASDTAGQGRTPEGSLAARVSPGAAADLKLEVLVARWEVLEP from the coding sequence ATGGCAGACCTGTTGTGGCAGAAACCCGGCGTTGCGGTCGATGCCAAGATCCAGACGTTCCTGGCCGGTGACGACGTCATCCTGGACCGCGAATTCTTCCTGTACGACATCGCGGCCAGCAAGGCGCATGCACAGGGCCTGCAGCACATCGGCATCCTGTCGCTGGAAGAGCTGGCTGGGCTGAGCGAGCAGCTGGACCTGCTGGCTGCTGATTTCCGTAGCGGCGCATTCGTGCTGGATGACCGCTTCGAGGACTGCCATTCGGCCATCGAAGCGCGCCTGACCGAACGCCTGGGCGATGCTGGTCGCAAGATCCACACCGGCCGCAGCCGCAATGACCAGATCCTGGTCGCCACGCGCCTGTGGTTGAAGGACAAGCTGCAGCGCGTGGCGCAGTTGAGCCGCGAGGTGGCCAAGGTCGCGCTGGATCGTGCCGCTGCCGAGGAAGCCCTGCCGTTGCCTGGCTATACCCACATCCAGCGCGCCGTGGTGTCCTCGGCGGGCATGTGGTGGGCCGGTTGGGCCGAGGCCTTCATCGACAACGCCACGCGTGCGGCCGACACCTTCAAGCTGGTGGACAGCAATCCGCTGGGCACCGCGGCCGGCTACGGCGTCAACCTGCCGCTGGACCGTGCGCACACGACCGCCGAACTCGGCTTCGCGCGCATGCAGGTTTCGCCGATCTACGCGCAGCTCTCGCGCGGAAAGTTCGAGCTGGCCGCGCTGGAAGCCCTGGGTGCGGCCACGCTCGACCTGCGTCGGATTGCCTGGGACCTGTCGCTGTTCACCAGTGCCGAATACAGCTTTGTCGCACTGCCGGCGCAGTACACCACCGGCAGTTCGATCATGCCCAACAAGCGCAATCCGGACGTGATCGAACTGATGCGCGCGACCCACGCCAGCGTGGCCGCCGCGCGCACAGAGATCGAACAGTTGCTGTCGCTGCCGTCGGGCTATCACCGCGACCTGCAGTCATCCAAGGGCGCGATCGTGCATGGCTTCGGCCGTGGCCTGGCCGCGCTGGAACTGCTGCCGGCGCTGCTGGCCAACCTGGAATGGCGCGAAGACAAGCTGCGCGCCGGGATTGATTCGGGCATGTATGCGACCGACGTGGCGGTCGAGGCGGCGGTGGCGGGCGTGCCATTCCGCGATGCCTACAAGGCGGCTGCGGCAGCGTCCGATACGGCAGGGCAGGGGCGTACGCCGGAAGGCAGCCTGGCGGCGCGGGTGTCGCCGGGGGCGGCGGCGGATTTGAAGTTGGAGGTGTTGGTGGCGCGGTGGGAGGTGTTGGAACCTTGA